The Streptomyces sp. NBC_00335 DNA window ACCGCCGGGCGGGAGCGGATGGGCGAAGGCGGTCTCGGAGAGGTTGACCTCGGCGGCGACCTGCTGGAGCCAGGCGTCCGGGGGGAACCCGCCGTCGAGCAGGAGGACTCCGGCGGGGTTGCCGCCGAAGGGGCGGTCGGTGAAGGCGTCGACGATTCGGATGCGCATGTCACCGACCGTAGGGACGCGGCGGAGGCGGCCGCAAAGGCCAATCCGGGATGACTGGACTGTTCGGGTGGCCGGGCTCGGGCCGGATGGGTGCAGCACCGCCGCGGTGATCTCGTCGAGGTCAGGCGTTCCACCACTCGTCGGTGCCGCAGCCGACTTCGTAGTGCCACCAACCCTGCTCCTCCCCGTGGGTCAGGAGTGCCTTGATCCCGGTGAAGTCCGCGTCGGCCGGTGCGGTGAAGGCCACCATGGGGAACTCCTTGCTGAAGACCTCGCCCCCGAGCCCGAACGGTGAAAGGCCGCTCCAGCACTTGCCGGGCCAGGGCCAGTGTTACCTCGATGTCGTCGCTCCAGGAACAGATCTCCAGCCATGCCAGGTAGCCGGACTGAGCGAACACCAAGACCTCACCGGGGCATTCCCCGTCCTCCGTGACGATCTGGGCCTCCGCCGCCACCACCGTGCCCGAGCCGGACGGTGCCGGGGTGACCAAGCTCCTGTCGAGATCGAAGTACGCGGTGCCGCACCCGCACGTGCACCGATCCCGCACCCGCAGATGGGGGATGTGAACACGGAGCGCCACGTGGACGGGGTCCTCCCCGCCGAGAAGGACACCGAGCACCTCGACCACGTCGGCAGGGAGGAGCTCAGGCATGCCCGCACCGTATCCAGCCTGCATCGTTTCCATCCATCGAGATTCGATGAGACGGACGAGGCCGTGGTCGAACCTCGGTGAGATCGGTCAAGGATCGGTGAGGCAGGACGTGGTCATGCGGTGGTCCGGGCTGTGTTCGTTGAGGGAGTTTCCGATATATCGTTGACGCATCGCGATGGGTCAGCGATAGTGGAGACATCGCAACAGCGACTACGAGTACCGAATGAGGAAAGGAGCGCAGTCATGCGTTCACACGGACAGCACGGACACGACCACGGACATGAGCACGGACGGGGTCACGGCCACTGCGGGCCGGACCGTCGGGAGGAGTTTCAGGGGCGGCGCGCCGCCTTCGGGCCGTTCGGGCCGCCCTTTGGAGGCGGGCCCTTCGGTGGGCGTGGCGGGCGCGGTGGACCGCGCGGCCGGGCCCGGCGGGGTGATGTGCGCGCCTCCATCCTGGCGCTGCTCACCGACCGGCCCATGCACGGTTACGAGATGATCCAGGAGATCGGCGAGCGCAGCGGCGGGGCGTGGAAGCCCAGCCCGGGGTCGGTCTACCCGACCCTGCAGCTCCTGGAGGACGAGGGTCTCATCACCAGCGAGAGCGAGGGCGGCAAGAAGCTGTTCACGCTCACCGATGCCGGCCGCGCCGAGGCCGAGTCCGGCCCGGACGCCCCCTGGGAGGAGGCCGGCCGGGGCTTCGACTTCGAGGCGATGAACGAGGTCCGGACGGCCGGATTCGGCCTGATGGAGGCCTACGGCCAGGTCTTCAAGACCGGCACTCCCGCGCAGCGGGAGAAGGCCCTCGCCGTCATCAACGACGCCCGCAAGAAGCTCTACCTGATCCTGGCCGACGAGCACTGAGTGCGCGTCGGCGGGACCTCCCGCACCACATGACGGCGCGCCCCGCGAGGATTCTCGCGGGGCGCGCCGTCATGTGCGTGTGCGTGTGGGTGCCGGTGTGCGTACGGACCTGCTCGACCCGGAGCGGTGGTCAGGCGACCAGGCCGGAGAGCTTGCGGAGCGACTCGTTCAGGGCGGCGGTGGCCGAGTCCTTGAGCTTGCCCGCCATGAGGGAGACCGCGGCTCCGGTGAACTCGCCGTCGATGCGGACCGTGGTGGCCCCGCCGTCCGGGATCAGGGTGTAGCGGGTCAGGACGGCCACGCCCATCGGACCCTTGCCGGTGATCGCGAAGACGCGCTCGTCCTCCAGCTCCGAAACCGTCCACAGGACCTCGGCGGGGAAGCCCATCATCTTCATGTTCTCGGCGAAGGTGGATCCCACCGCCAGGGTCTCGGGGCCGCCCTTCGGGAAGTTGGTGTGGGTCATGCTCCACTGGCCGTAAGCGTCCCAGTCGGTCAGCTGGGACCAGAGCTTCGCGGCGGACGCCTCGATGCGTGATTCCGCGGTGACTTCAGCCATGCGACCACCCCTTCTCGTCAGGTACGTGCGGCGGAAGGTAGTCCCGGCGGACGCAACATTCAAGACTGACGACCTGTCAGATATTGCGGAGCGGGGCGGGTGGGGAGGTCGGTGGGAAGCGGGTGCGGACCCGGCCGGTGTCGGGTCGGTCTCGGGAGCGTCTCAACAGGTGTCACGGGTCTGTCGCTCCTGACCGGGCCTGCCATGATGTCCGAATGCAAGCGTCAGGGAGACATGCCGGACTGGGCCTCGCCCTCATTTCGGCGATCGCGTTCGGTGGTTCGGGTGTTGCGGCGAAGCCGCTGATCGAGGCGGGTCTGGACCCGCTCCACATGGTCTGGCTCAGGGTGGCCGGGGCGGCGCTCGTGCTGTCCCCGCTGGCCTGGCGCCATCGCGATCTCGTACGCAGCAAACCCCTGCTGCTCGCAGGCTTCGGGATCGTCGCCGTGGCCGGGGTCCAGGCCTTCTACTTCGCCTCGCTGTCGCGGATCCCGGTCGGCGTGGCCCTCCTGCTGGAGTACCTCGGCCCGGCGCTCCTGCTCGGCTGGATCCGCTTCGTGCAGCGCAGGCCCGTGACCCGGGCCGCCGCGGCCGGCGCCGCCGTGGCCGTCGTGGGGCTCGCCTGCGTGGTGCAGATCTGGGCCGGGCTCAGCCTCGACCTGCTCGGCGTGCTGCTCGGCCTCGCGGCAGCCTGCTGCCAGGCCTTCTACTTCGTCTTCGCCGACCAGGGCAGCGACGGGGACGACGTGCCCGACCCGATGGGCATGATCGCGTACGGCATGATCGTCGGCACCCTCGTGATGACCGTGATCGCCCGGCCCTGGCAGATCGACTGGCAGGTGCTGGGCGGCGACGCGGCGCTCGGGGACCTGATGGTGCCCGCGCCGGTGCTGCTCGGCTGGGTGGTGCTGATCGCGACCGTCTTCGCGTACCTGACGGGTGTGGTCTCCGTGCGCAAGCTGTCGCCGCAGGTCGCGGGCGTGGTGGCCTGCCTGGAGGCGGTCGTGGCGACCGTACTGGCCTGGGTGCTCCTCGGCGAGCACCTCTCGACCTGGCAGATCATCGGCGGCGCCCTGGTGCTGGGCGGGGCCTTCATCGCGCAGACCTCCCGGAAGGTCGCGCCCGGGGTCGCGGAGCCGGTGGCGGCCCTGGACCGCGATCCGAGCAAGGTCTAGGATCGCGATCATGCTGTCGACCGTGCTTCCGCCTCCCGCCGCCTAGCGCGGGCGGCTGCCACCACGTAGGAGAACCCGGCCCGGGCCGTGACCCGGGCGGATTCGCGCTGCCCGCGAAGCGATGACCTGCTCCTTTCATCCTTCACGCATGCGCGGAGAACTCTCGTGTCGATTCAGTCGATTCAGTCGGTCCAGTCCGACCACATGCCCGCCACCGGGCGCAGTCTGCTCTTCCTCGTCATCGCCGGAACCGCCTGGGGCACGGCGGGGGCGGCGGCCTCGCTGCTCTACCTCGCCAGTGACCTCGGTCCGCTCGCCCTGTCGTTCTGGCGGTGCGCGGGCGGGCTGGCGGTGCTGCTCGGGGTACTCGCCGTACGCCGTCGCCCGCGGGGCGCCGCCAGGGCGGGTGCCGCCAGGGCGGGCGCCGTCCGGGCGCGGGCCTCGGTGGGGTCGCTGATCGGGACCGGGCTGATGTTCACCCTCTTCCAGTCCGCGTACTTCGCCGCCGTGCGCGAGACCGGCCTCGCCGTGGCCACCGTCGTCACCCTCGGATCCGGGCCCGTGCTCATCGCGCTCGGGGCCCGGTACTGGATGGGGGAGCGGCTCGGCCGGGGCGGGATCCTCGCGGTCGGCGGGGCGCTGGCCGGGCTGGCCGTGCTCGTCCTCGGCAGCGGCGGCGGCGGCGAGGTGCGGCCGCTCGGTGTCGGCTGGGCGCTGCTGTCGGCCGCCGGCTACGGGGCCATGACCCTGCGGGCCAGGCTGCTCGGGCGGCGCGGGACCGGCGGGGACCCGCTGGTCACCACCGTCTGGTCGGTCGGGGTCGGCACGGTGTGCCTGCTGCCGTTCGCCCTGGTGGAGGGCCTGATGCCGCACACCGCGGAGCCCGTCCGGGTGCTCTGGCTGCTCGCGTACATGGCCACCGTGCCGACCGCGCTGGCCTACGCGCTCTACTTCAGCGGGGCCGCCGCGGTGCGGGCCGCGACGGTGTCCGTGATCATGCTGATCGAGCCCGTCGGCGCGGCGGCGATCGCCGTTCTGGTGCTCGGGGAGCGGCTGACCGGGCCGGTGGTGCTGGGCACCGTACTCCTGCTGACGGCGGTCGGGGCGCTGATCGCCGCCGAGTGGCGGCGGCCGGTGGACACCGGGGCCGCGGACGCGCCGGAGGGCGGGCCGGAGGTCCGGCCCGCCCTTGTCGATGAAGTGGTCGTCAGAGCGCGGTGACGTAGTCCGGGACGGCGATGCCCGCGGCGAGGTCGGCGGCCGGGACCGGGGTCCCGTACGCCGGCGCGACCGGGACCACGCCCGTCCAGAACGGCAGCGCCAGGTCCTCGGGGTCGTCGTTCGGCCCGCCCGTACGGAGCTTCGCGGACACCTCGTTCAGGTCGAGGCGGATCACGGCCGTGGCCGCGAGCTCCTTGGCGTTCGCCGGCCGCGAGTCGGCCGAGCGGCCCGGGACGACCTGGTCGACGAGGGCGTCGAGGGCGATCCTGCGCTCCTCGGGGTCGGTCACCTCGTAGGCGGTGCCGTGTACGACCACCGAGCGGTAGTTGAGCGAGTGGTGGAAGGCGGAGCGGGCCAGAACCAGGCCGTCGACGTGCGTCACGGTCACGCAGACCGGCAGCCCCGGGTCGGCCTTGCCGGCCGCCAGGAGGGGGCGCGAGCCCGTGGAGCCGTGGATGTAGAGGGCCTCGCCCACCCGGCCGAAGAGGGTCGGCAGGACCACCGGGGCGCCGTCGCGGACGAAGCCGAGGTGGCACAGGTAGGCCTGGTCGAGTATCGAGTGCACGGTCTCGCGGTCGTAGCGGGCGCGGTCGCGGGACCGGGTCGGGACGGTACGTTCGGTGGGCGCGTACCCGGCGGGCGACGCATTGGAGGGCGCCGTCGAGGCCGCTGCCGTCGACGTCTCCGTGGTGGTCTCGGGGGCAGGCGTGACGCTCATCGTGCGGACTCCGTTGTATTAGTGCATACTTGCCTTTGTGCTAGGAGAGTATCTGATCATCGGGCGGCGCGCATCGGAAATCGCCGCGAGTGTGGAAGCGGGCGTCGCCTCGGGCGCGCTCGCGCCGGGAGCGTTGTTGCCGCCGATGCGGGAGCTCGCGGGCGTGCTGGGGGTGAACCCCAACACCGTGGCCGCCGCGTACCGCACGCTGCGCGAACGCGGGGTCATCGAGACCGACGGGCGGCGCGGCAGCCGGGTGCGGGCCCGCCCGGCGACCGCCCCGCGCGACCAGCTGCGGATGGCCGTCCCGGCGGGGGTGCGCGACCTCGTCTCCGGCAACCCGGACGTGCGGCTGCTGCCCGCGCTGGACGCCGCGCTGGCGGGCGCGGCGCGCCGGTACGCCGCGCAGCCGACGCTCTACGGCCAGGACCCGGTCGTTCCGGAGCTGGCGCGGCTCGCCAGGGCCGCCTTCGACGCGGACGGGGTGCCGACCGGGGAGGTGGCGGTGACCTCGGGCGCGCTGGACGGCGTCGAACGGGTGCTGGCCGCGCACCTGCGGCCCGGGGACGCGGTGGCGGTCGAGGACCCGGGGTGGGGGAGCGTGCTCGACCTCGTCCCGGCGCTGGGGCTACGGGTGGTGCCCGTGGCCGTGGACGACGACGGGCCGCTGCCCGACGCGGTGGAACGGGCGCTGGCGCAGGGGGTCCGGGCGCTGCTCGTGACGGCCCGGGCGCAGAACCCGACCGGGGCGGTGGTGAGCGCGGAGCGGGCCGCGGAACTGCGGGCCGTGCTCGCCGGGCACCCGGACGTACTGGTCATCGACGACGACCACGGACACGGGATCGTGGACCTGCCGCTGAACGTGCTGGGCGGGGTGACACGTCACTGGGTGCTGATCCGCTCCACCGCGAAGGCGTACGCCCCCGATCTGCGGCTCGCCGTGCTGACCGGCGACGGGGTCACCCTCGACCGGGTCCGGGGGCGGCAGCGGCTGGGCCCCGGGTGGGTGAGCAGGCTGCTGCAGTACACGGCGGTGGAGCTGTGGAACGCCGGAGCGGTCGACCATGCGGCGGTCGCGCGGTCCTACGGGGAGCGCCGGGACGGACTGGTCGCGGCGCTGGCCCGGCGCGGGGTGCGCGCCCAGGGGCGGAGCGGGATGAACGTGTGGGTGCCCGTCGCCGAGGAGACGGCGGTGGTGACACGACTGCTGGGCGCCGGCTGGGCGGTCGCTCCGGGGGCCCGGTTCCGGGTGGAATCGGGGCCGGCCGTGCGGATGACGATGTCGGCGCTGTCCCTGGCGGACGTACCGGGGCTGGCGGAGGCGGTGGCCTCGGCCGTGCGCCCGGCGGCCGGGGGGCGGCTGGACTGACGGCGGGGTGCCGCGCGGCGGCGGGCCCCCTCCCGATCCGTCCCTGATCCGAAGGGCAGGCCTCAGCGGCGCCGGGTCTGGGTGAGGGCCGCGCCGGCCAGGACGACGGCCGCGCCCACCGGGGTGTTCCAGTGGAGCTGCTCGTCCAGGAGGAGGACGCCCGCCGTCGTCGCGATGACCGGGATGAAGTACGTGACCATCTGCGCGGTGGTCGGGCCGATCTCCGTGACCAGGCCGTACTGCATCTGCAGGGCCATGCCCGTGCCCAGGGCGCCCAGGGCGATCACCGACAGGGTCGGCCAGAGCGGGAACGAGGTGGGGGCCGAGGTGAACAGGACGCTGACCGCCGCCAGTTGGAGCGTGGAGACCAGGAGCTGCGCGCCGGTCAGGGCGACCGGGGAGCCCGGGGTCGAGGCCAGGGTGCGGCGTACGTAGATCCAGCCGATCGGGTAGCAGAGCGCGGCCAGCAGGGCGAGCGCGGTGCCCTTGGCGTCGAGGCCCGAGAAGCCCTGCCACGCGCCGAGGACGGTCAGGACACCGATGAAGCCCAGGCCCAGGCCGGCGAAGCGGCGGCGCGTCGGGCGGTCCTCGGAGAGCGCGACCAGCGAGAGGGCCATGCCCCACAGCGGCGAGGTGGCGTTGCAGATGCCGGCGAGGCTGGAGGGGATGCTCAGTTCCGCGTACGCGAAGAGCGAGAACGGGGCGGTGTTGAGCAGCAGCGCCGCCACCGACAGGTGGGCCCAGGTGCGCCGGCCCCGGGGAAGCGGCTCGCGGCGGATCAGGAGCACCGTGAGCAGGGCCAGCGCGCCGAAGAAGACCCGGCCGAGGGCGACCTGGAACGGGGCGTACGCCTCCGTGCCCACCTTGATCAGCAGGAAGCTGAAGCCCCAGATCACCGAGAGGACCGCGAAGCGCAGGCGCCAGTCCAGCCGGGCGGTGGCGGGCGCCATCGTGGTGGCGGTGGCGGTGGCGGTGGCCGCGGTGGCATTGGCGGTGGAGGTGGCCGCGGTGGTGGCGGTCGGGGGCAGGGACGGGACCGGGGTGCTGGGGGCGCTCATGACAGCAACCTTGGCCCGTGCAACCTCGTAGGGCAAGCGAAAGTTGTTGGGGGTGACGTCGTAGGATTGCTTACATGTTGAACTTGGAGCGGCTGCGCACCCTCGATGCCCTCGCCCGCCACGGCTCCGTCAGCGGCGCCGCCGACGGGCTCCATGTCACCACCTCCGCCGTGTCCCAGCAGATGGCGAAACTGGAACGGGAGGTCGGCCAGCCGCTCCTGGCCAAGAACGGGCGCGGGGTCCGGCTCACCGATGCCGGCCGGCTCCTCGCCGAGCACGCCGCCCGGATCATCTCCCAGGTCGAGCTCGCCCAGGCCGATGTCGAAGCCCGCCGCGGGTGTGCGGTCGGCGAGCTGCGGATCGGCGCCTTCGCGACCGCCATGCGGGGGCTGCTGCCGCAGGTCCTGGCGGAGCTGCGTGCCGAGCACCCCGAACTGCGGCCCCGGGTGAAGGAGCAGGAGCCGGAGGAGAGCATGGCCGCCGTGGTGCGGGGCGACCTCGACATGGCCCTCGCCATCGACTGGCACAACAAGCGGATGCCCGTACCGGTCGAGCTCACGCGGGCCCACCTCCTGGACGACACCCTGGACATCGCGGTGCCTGCGGGGCATCCGCTGGCCGGGTGCGACGGGATCTCCCTGGCCGAGTTCGGCGAGGACGACTGGATCTCCTGGACCGAGGGGCAGTTCTGCCACGAGTGGCTCGTCTCCACCCTGCGCGGTACCGGCATCGAGCCCCGGATCACGCACATCGCGGAGGAGCACCACACCCAACTGGCCTTCGTGGAGGCCGGACTGGGCGTGTGCGTGGCCCCCCGGCTGGGGCGCGGTCCCGTGCCGCCGGGGGTCCGGCTGCTGCCGGTGCGCGACAGCGTCCGGCGCCACGTGTACGTCGTCTGGCGGGCGGACGCCGACCGCCGGCCGTCGATCCGGGCCGCCGTCGAGGCCCTGAAGCGGGTGGCCGCGGCCACGGCTTCGGCTTCGGCTTCGGCCTAGATCTTGCGGAAGTCCCAGGACACGATCGAGTCCGGTGTCAGCCGGATCCAGGCGTGCCGTCCGTCGTGCGGCATCTCCGTGATGCCGAAGTTCTTGACGGGGAAGAGCCGCTCCGGCTCGGCCAGTTCCCCGCACGGCTCGCCCGTACGCGGGGCCTCGCCCACGAAGACGGCCGTGCCGGACAGTTCCACCCCGCGCAGTTCGTCGTAGGCCTCACCGGCGTCCACGACCACCGAGATGCGGGGGTCCTTGCGGAGGTCGGACCAGCGGCGGCTGCGGGTGATCGAGTACAGCCACAGGGAGGTGCCGTCCCAGACGAACCAGAGGGCGCCCACGTGCGGGCGCCCGTCGGGGGAGACCGTGGCCACCCGGCAGGTGCGCTGCTCGCGCAGGAAGGCGTTCGTCTCCTCGTCGGTCATCATGATGCGGCGGCCCCGCCGCTGCGCCCTGTCCACGGGTGTGCTGTCCACGGGTGTGCCGTCCACGGGTGTCCTGTCCATATGGTCCGCGCCCCTTCACATCTGACTATGTGTCAGGAATCATGCGTGCTCTTCCGTCGCCACGCCAGGGGGAGCCATGGCCGATCTCGATCCCGCCACCACCGCACTGCTCACCGTCGAGTGCCAGAGCGGCGTCGTCGGCGAGGAGAGCGCCCTGCCGGAACTGGCGAAGGAGGCCCGGGACTCCGGCATGCTGGACCGGGTCGCCGCGCTGGTCGAGGCCGCGCGCGGGGCCGGGGTGCAGGTGCTGCACGCGGTCGCCGAGCGGCGGCCGGACGGGCTCGGGGCCAACAGCAACGCCCGGCTGTTCCGGGCCGCCGGGAGGCTGCCCGTGCGCCAGCTGACCGGGAGCCCGGCCGTGGAGGTCGCCGCGCCCATCACCGTCGCCGAGCAGGACCTCGTGGTCCGCCGGCTGCACGGGCTCTCCCCGATGGCGGGCACCGACCTGGACGCGCTGCTGCGCAATCTCGGCATCCGCACCCTCGTCGTCACCGGGGTCTCCTCCAACATCGCGATCCCGAACACCGTCTTCGACGCGGTCAACCTCGGCTACCAGGTCGTGGTCCCGTCCGACGCCATCGCCGGGGTGCCCGCCGCCTGGACCGCCGAGGTGATCCGCAACTCCCTCTCCCTCGTCGCGGCCATCACCACGGCCGAAGCCCTCCTGGCCCAGTGGGCCCCGGCGGGCTGATCTCCGTAACACCCGCCAAATCGGGAGCCGTTGTCGAGTTCCGCAAATCGCGGCGGCGTAGGGTCGGGGGTTGGCCGCGGCGTGTGGGCCGTGCGTAGCGTGGGGAGCGGAATCCGCGCGCTGTGCGCGTGACGGCCCACGGGGAGGTCGAGGTTCGTGCCCCAATGACCAGCCATCAAGTGCAGTTGCTCCTGCTGGACATCGCGCTGATCCTGATGCTCGCCCGCGGGCTGGGCGCTCTGGCCGCCCGCGTCGGCCAGCCGCCCGTCGTGGGTGAGATCCTCGCCGGGATCCTCCTCGGGCCCACCCTCTTGGGCGACTTGGCCACGGACCGCCTCTTCCCGGCCGACGTGCGGCCCCTGCTGGCCGGCCTGGCGAACGTCGGGGTCACGCTGTTCATGTTCGCCGTCGGTCTGGAACTGGAGCACCGCTTCCTGCGCGGCAGGGTCCGGGCAACCCTCGGAGCGGCCGTCGGATCGACCCTCGTGCCGTTCGCCCTCGGCGCCCTCCTCGCCTTCTACGTGCTGCGCCACCACCCCACCGAACAGCGGGCCGCATTCGTGGTGTTCATGGGCCTGTCGGTATCGGTGACCGCCTTTCCCGTCCTTGCCCGGATCCTCGTCAGCCGGGAGCTGTCCCGTACGGCGATCGGGGGTCTCGCGCTGGCCACGGCGGCGGTCGTCGACGTGGCGGCCTGGTCGGCACTCGGCGGCGTGCAGGCGGTGGCCGGCGGCGCCGCGGACTACTGGATGGTGGCCCTGCTGATCCCGTTGGCGGGAGTACTGCTGGCCCTGCGGCCACTGCTGCGCAGGATGTTCGCGCCGGGCGGTACCGAGAAGCCCCTCACCCAGACGATCCTGGCCCTCGTGATCGTCGGGGCGCTCCTCTCCGCGGCGGCCACCGAGGCTATGGGGATGCACCACATCTTCGGCGCCTTCCTGTTCGGTGCGCTGATGCCCCGCGAGGGCGTGGACCTGCTGCGCGAGCAGATCCTCGAACGCACCGGCCAGATCACCTTCCTGCTGCTCCCCGTGTACTTCGTGGTGGCGGGCCTCAAGGTGGACCTGCGGGGCGTGGGGATCGAAGGACTGGCCGAGTTCGGCGTCATCCTGCTCGTCGCGATCGGCGGGAAGCTCGGCGGCACCTACCTGGGCGCGCGCTCGCAGTCCCTGGGCAAGAGGGACTCGGCCACCCTGGCGGCGCTGATGAACACCCGGGGCCTGACCGAGCTGGTGATCCTCGGAGTGGGTCTGGAACTCGGGCTGCTGGACGGCTCGCTGTATTCCCTGATGGTCGTGATGGCCCTGATGACGACGGCGATGACGGGGCCGCTGCTGTCCCTGATCGGCGCCAGGGGCACCCGGGCGCCGGCCCCGATCCAGGCCCCGATCCCGGCCTCGATCCCGGCTGGCGCAGCCCGAGCGGGAGGCGCCGGGGCGAGCGCCGGGTCCGGTTCCGGCCCCGATGTGTAGTGTGGCGACATGAAGGCAGAGACCTTGCGAGGCAACCTGGAAGGCATGCTGCTGGCCGTGCTGGAGCCCGGAGAGCAGCACGGGTATGCCGTCATCGAAGAGCTCAAGCGGCGCAGCGGGGACGCGATCAACCTCCCTACGGGGACGGTCTATCCGGCCCTGCACCGGCTGGAGGCCGCGGGGCTGGTCGGCAGCGAGTGGTCGACCTTCAACGGCCGCCGCCGCCGCAACTACTTCCTCACCACGGCCGGCCGCCGCGCCCTGGCCGACAAGCGCACGGCATGGCGGGAGGTCTCCTCGATCATCTCGGTGGTGCTCGGAGGCGGGGCGTGACGGAAGCGGCGGTACTGCGGCGCTACACCGCCCGCATCGCCGAGCACCTCGTCGGACCGTCTTCCAGGCGGTCGGCGATCCTCGATGAGGTGCTGGACGGCCTGGAGTGTGCGACCGAGAGCAATCTGGAGCACTGTCCCGACGCCGAGGAGGCCGCGCAGCGCGCCGTCCGGGAGTGGGGTCCGCCCACCGAGGTGGCACGGGCCTACAACGACGCCACGCTGCGGATCAGAGCCAACCACTTGTCCGTGCGCGCCGTGTGCGCGCTGCCGCTGCTCGCGGCGACCTGGGCGTCCGCCATGCTCGGGGGTCCGCCCGGGCCGTGGGCGTACCGACATCCGCCGTTGCTGCTGGTGGGGTTGTCGGTCGTCGCGTTCGGCTGTGTGCTCTCCCTGGCGGGAGCCGTCTCCGGGCTCCGCAAGGGCAGTGGCATCGAGGCGGCGGACGCCCGGCGGGACCGCGGGGTCACGACCGGGACGCTCGCGGCTCTCATCGGACTGCTCTGCGTGCTGGGTGCGCTGATCCTGCTGATGCTCAACAGGGGCCTGAGCCACCCCGAATCCCTGGACTGGCCGATGGTCTCCGTCGCGGCGGCCCTGACCCTGCTGGCCGGCGCCTACTTCGGGCTGGCCCTGAAGCGTTTCCTCTCGGTGATGCGGGGAGCCGGTTCCCCGTAGCGTCCGCGTTCCGCAGCATCGCGCAACACCGCGCAACACCGCGCAACACCGCGCAACACCGCGTAACACCGTTTAACACCACGATCAGAGCCCCTGGTGGGGGCGGCATCCACGGACGGATGCCGCTCCCGCCAGGGGCTCTTCGCGTTCCCCGGCGCGGTCCGTGCCCCGCCCAACTCTCCTGCCCGGCAATGGCTTTGTGTTGCGGACGCCGTGCCAGGCGGCTACGTTGACCGCCATGTGTAGCGAGGCTACACAATAGCGTCGCTACAGGAGGTGTGCCGTGGAGCGCATGACGCGATGGGTGCTCGCCCATCGGCTGCCCGTGGTCCTGGTCTGGGTGGTGCTCACCCTGGTCGGGGGCGCCCTGTCCGGCAGCACGATCGAGAGGCTCTCCTTCGAGTCCCGCCTCCCGGACAAGCCGGCCCAGGTGGCGAACGACACCCTCGCCCGGCACTTCTCCCAGACCGGAGGCAAGAACGCCCCGCTCCTCCTCGTGGTGACCGTGCCGGACGGCACGACCGCCGACAGCGAGGAGGTCCGTACGGCCTGGGGCGACCTGATCGCCAAGGTCACTCCGCAGGGCGGCCGCAGCGTGTCCTACGCGAACACGGGCGACGACTCCCTGATCTCCGGGGACAGGCGCACCACCGTCGCGCTGCTCTACCCGCCGGCGAACCGCACCAACGCCCCCTACGAGCAGTCGCTCCCGGGGATCAGGCAGGCGGTCGGGCAGGCGAAGATCGCGGGCGCACCGGTCGAGCTGACCGGCCAGCCCGTCCTGTCCGGCCGCGACAGCGGAGCCCAGCGCAGCCCGATCCACGAGACGCTGATCGGAGCCCTGGGGGCCCTCGTCGTGCTCTGCCTCGTCTTCACCAGCGGCCTGGCCGTCGTTCCCCTGCTGATGGCCGCGGTCGCCATCCCCACCACGTTCCTGCTGGTGCGCGGCATCACCGGGGTCACCGACGTCTCGTTCATCGTCCAGTTCCTGGTGGCCCTCATCGGTCTGGGCATCGCCATCGACTACGCCCTCCTCGTCGTCACCCGCTGGCGGGAGGAACGGCAGAAGCCCGGAGCCGACGGCCCCGGTCCCGCCGCCCGCCGCGAAGCGGTCGTACGCTCCCTGGCCAGTGCCGGCCGCGCCGTCGCACTCAGCGGCGCCACCGTGGCGATCTCGCTCGCCGCCCTCGTGGTCCTGCCCGTCCCCTTCCTGCGCAGCGTCGGCTACGCGGGTCTGCTGATCCCGCTCGTCAGCGTCGCGGTCGCCCTGACCCTGCTGCCCGTCCTGCTGTACTCGTGGGGCGACCAACTCGACCGGCCGCGCCGGGCGCACCGCCCGGACAGCAGGATGTGGGCCAGGATCGCCGGGGCCACCACCCGCCGCCCCGCGCTCACCGCGGTGATCAGCGGCGCG harbors:
- a CDS encoding pyridoxamine 5'-phosphate oxidase family protein, yielding MSVTPAPETTTETSTAAASTAPSNASPAGYAPTERTVPTRSRDRARYDRETVHSILDQAYLCHLGFVRDGAPVVLPTLFGRVGEALYIHGSTGSRPLLAAGKADPGLPVCVTVTHVDGLVLARSAFHHSLNYRSVVVHGTAYEVTDPEERRIALDALVDQVVPGRSADSRPANAKELAATAVIRLDLNEVSAKLRTGGPNDDPEDLALPFWTGVVPVAPAYGTPVPAADLAAGIAVPDYVTAL
- a CDS encoding EamA family transporter yields the protein MQASGRHAGLGLALISAIAFGGSGVAAKPLIEAGLDPLHMVWLRVAGAALVLSPLAWRHRDLVRSKPLLLAGFGIVAVAGVQAFYFASLSRIPVGVALLLEYLGPALLLGWIRFVQRRPVTRAAAAGAAVAVVGLACVVQIWAGLSLDLLGVLLGLAAACCQAFYFVFADQGSDGDDVPDPMGMIAYGMIVGTLVMTVIARPWQIDWQVLGGDAALGDLMVPAPVLLGWVVLIATVFAYLTGVVSVRKLSPQVAGVVACLEAVVATVLAWVLLGEHLSTWQIIGGALVLGGAFIAQTSRKVAPGVAEPVAALDRDPSKV
- a CDS encoding type II toxin-antitoxin system Rv0910 family toxin encodes the protein MAEVTAESRIEASAAKLWSQLTDWDAYGQWSMTHTNFPKGGPETLAVGSTFAENMKMMGFPAEVLWTVSELEDERVFAITGKGPMGVAVLTRYTLIPDGGATTVRIDGEFTGAAVSLMAGKLKDSATAALNESLRKLSGLVA
- a CDS encoding PadR family transcriptional regulator translates to MRSHGQHGHDHGHEHGRGHGHCGPDRREEFQGRRAAFGPFGPPFGGGPFGGRGGRGGPRGRARRGDVRASILALLTDRPMHGYEMIQEIGERSGGAWKPSPGSVYPTLQLLEDEGLITSESEGGKKLFTLTDAGRAEAESGPDAPWEEAGRGFDFEAMNEVRTAGFGLMEAYGQVFKTGTPAQREKALAVINDARKKLYLILADEH
- a CDS encoding DMT family transporter: MPATGRSLLFLVIAGTAWGTAGAAASLLYLASDLGPLALSFWRCAGGLAVLLGVLAVRRRPRGAARAGAARAGAVRARASVGSLIGTGLMFTLFQSAYFAAVRETGLAVATVVTLGSGPVLIALGARYWMGERLGRGGILAVGGALAGLAVLVLGSGGGGEVRPLGVGWALLSAAGYGAMTLRARLLGRRGTGGDPLVTTVWSVGVGTVCLLPFALVEGLMPHTAEPVRVLWLLAYMATVPTALAYALYFSGAAAVRAATVSVIMLIEPVGAAAIAVLVLGERLTGPVVLGTVLLLTAVGALIAAEWRRPVDTGAADAPEGGPEVRPALVDEVVVRAR
- a CDS encoding aminotransferase class I/II-fold pyridoxal phosphate-dependent enzyme, coding for MLGEYLIIGRRASEIAASVEAGVASGALAPGALLPPMRELAGVLGVNPNTVAAAYRTLRERGVIETDGRRGSRVRARPATAPRDQLRMAVPAGVRDLVSGNPDVRLLPALDAALAGAARRYAAQPTLYGQDPVVPELARLARAAFDADGVPTGEVAVTSGALDGVERVLAAHLRPGDAVAVEDPGWGSVLDLVPALGLRVVPVAVDDDGPLPDAVERALAQGVRALLVTARAQNPTGAVVSAERAAELRAVLAGHPDVLVIDDDHGHGIVDLPLNVLGGVTRHWVLIRSTAKAYAPDLRLAVLTGDGVTLDRVRGRQRLGPGWVSRLLQYTAVELWNAGAVDHAAVARSYGERRDGLVAALARRGVRAQGRSGMNVWVPVAEETAVVTRLLGAGWAVAPGARFRVESGPAVRMTMSALSLADVPGLAEAVASAVRPAAGGRLD